The DNA window GGCGCCCTCCCAGCGGCGGGAGACGACCTTGCCGCCGGCCGCCGCGACCATCGCGTCCAGGTTGTGGATGAGCGAGCGGTCGCGTTCGCGCGGGACCGACGCGGCCAGGTGGCGGTTGTCCATCTCCGGGTGCGCCAGGCCGGCGAAACCGACCACGCCGCGGCAGCACGCCAGCATCTCGCGCACGGCGGCGGCGGCGTCCGCCTGGCGCAGGTACATCAGCACCCCCGCGCACAGGACGAGGTCGTAGCGGCGGCCGGGGAACAGGCGCGGCAGGTCCGTCGCGTCGCCGCGGACCAGGCGGGCGCGGGAGCCCTCGGCCGCGAGGCGCTTCGACCCGCTCTCCACCGCGTACGCGTCGATGTCAACGCCGTCCAGTTCCGTCGCCGCGGTGCACACCTCCGTCTCCAGGTGGCGCAGCAGGTAGCCGAGCGAGCAGCCCACGTCCAGCACGGAGCGCACGTCGCGCTCGGGCGAGAGGCCGGTGCGCTCCAGCAGCGCGCGCAGGTCGTGGAAGAGCAGCGTGCGCGAGGGGTGGACGTGCTCCGGGCCGAAGCGCTGCTCCGGCTCGTACGTGCGGGCGTAGGCCAGGTGGTTGGCCCAAAGGAAGCGGTGGTAGGCGTTCAGGTCGCGCTCGGCCAGGTCGCGCAGCAGCGCGGCGCCGCGCCACTCGTCGCCGCGGCGGCCCAGCCACACCGCCAGCCGCATGCGCAGCCGCAGCGGCAGCAGCGCCCTCGCTGCGTCCCCAAGGCGGGGGCGCAGCGAAGGCGTGCTCGCGGCGGGCGTTGCTGCGGAAAGAGCGGAGGGCATCGGGCGGGTGGCGGAGCGGGGCGGGAAGGCCGCCGGACGAAACGGCGGGCGCGTTCGTGAAGGGTGGAAGCGCAAGCGGGGGACCGGGCACCCGCCCCGTCCCCCGCCGCGCGCATCGCCGCGCCGGAGCGTGGATTCCCGCCGCGCATCGCCCTTCCACGGACGGATTCCGCTACATCCCCGCTGGCGACAGGTGTTGCGCCCGCCCCACATCCACCGAGCGCCCCGAACCGTGCCGGGGCGCGGCGGGGGCTCGGTTTCCGCACCGCCGGGCGGGGCATGGGCGTTGCCCCTTCCGGCCGCCGCGGGCCTCCTGCCCGTCCCCTCGCACCACCCGCCCGCGGAGAACCCCACATGAAGGTCGTCATCCTGGCCGGCGGCCTCGGCACCCGCCTGGCCGAAGAGACCTCCACGCGCCCCAAGCCCATGGTGGAGGTGGGCGGCCGGCCCCTCCTGTGGCACGTCATGAACATCTACGCCGCCCACGGCTTCAACGACTTCGTGATCGCCTGCGGCTACCGCGGCGAGATGATCAAGGACTACTTCCGCCACCTCTTCTTCCAGCAGGCCGACCTGGTCATCAACCTCATGGACGGCAGCTACCGCGCGCTCAACACGGGCACGCCGGACTGGAAGGTCGCGTGCGTGGACACCGGCATGGAGAGCATGACGGGCGGCCGCCTGCGCCGCCTGCGCAAGTGGCTGGACGACGAGCCCTTCATGCTCACCTACGGCGACGGCGTGGGCGACGTGGACGTGGACGAGCTGGTGCGCTTCCACCGGCGCCACGGCAAGCTGGCCACGGTCACCGCCGTGCGGCCCCCGGCGCGCTTCGGCGGCCTGGTGTTCGACGGCGACGCGGTGTGCGAGTTCTCGGAGAAGCCGCAGGCGGCCGAGGGGTGGATCAACGGCGGCTTCTTCGTCTTCGAGCCCGGCGTGCTGGACTACCTGGACGGCGACGACACCATCCTGGAGCGCCGCCCGCTGGAGCGCCTGGCGGCCGACGGCGAGCTGATGGCGTTCCGCCACGAGGGCTTCTGGCAGCCCATGGACACCCTGCGCGAGCGCCAGCTGCTGGAGTCGCTGTGGGCCACCGGCAAGGCACCCTGGAAGGTATGGGAGACCGATGACGCGAAGTCTCGCGAGCTTCTACCGCGGTAAGACCGTCCTGGTCACCGGCCACACCGGCTTCAAGGGGAGTTGGCTGTCGGTGATGCTCAAGTCGCTGGGCGCGCGCGTGGTGGGCTTCGCGCTGGCACCCCCTGCCGGCGAGCCGTCCATGTACCGCGACGCGGGCGTGGGCCGCGGCATGACCTCCATCACCGGCGACGTGCGCGACGCCGCGGCGCTCGCCGCAGCCGTGCGCGCCTTCGAGCCGCAGGTGGTGCTGCACCTGGCCGCCCAGCCGCTGGTGCGCGGCGGCTACCGCGACCCGGTGGGCACCTACGCCACCAACGTCATGGGCACCGTGCACGTGCTGGAAGCCGTGCGCCGCGCGCCCTCCGTCCGCTCCGTCGTGGTCGTGACCACCGACAAGGTCTACGAGCCCGACCCGCGCGGCCTGCCCTTCCGCGAGGCCGACCGGCTGGGCGGGCCCTGCCCGTACAGCTCCAGCAAGGCCGCGGCGGAGATGGTCGCCTCGGCCTACCGCGCCTCGTACTTCAGCGGCGGGCGCGGCTCGCCGGGGCTGGCGACGGCGCGCGCGGGCAACGTGATCGGCGGGGGCGACTGGGCGGGCGAGCGCGTGGTGCCCGACCTCGTCCGCGCGGTCGCCGCGAAGAAGCCGCTGGTGCTGCGCAACCCGGGCGCGGTGCGGCCCTGGCAGCACGTGCTGGAGCCGCTGCGGGGCTACCTGATGCTCGCCGCGCGCCTGGCCACCGACGGCGCGGGCTCCGCCGGCGCGTGGAACTTCGGGCCGCGCGACGAGGACGCGGTGCCCGTGGGCGAGCTGGCCGAACGTTTCGCGGCGGGCTGGGGCGGCGACGCCGTGCGCGTGGTGGTGCGGCCCGACCCGCAGGGCGGGCACGAGACGCCGGTGCTGCGGCTGGACCGCCGTAAGGCGCGCGCCCGGCTCGGCTGGGACCCGCTGCTCTCGCTGGACGAAGCGGTTGGTCTGACGGTGGATTGGTATCGCGCCTGGCTGCACGACCCCGCAGACGCCGAGACCGCCACGGAGGAACAGGTCGCCGCGTACCTCGCCCGCGCCGCAGCAGCACCGCCGGCACGAGTGGTACGCCCCGGCGGTCTTTTCCGCGCCCCGGCGGACCAGCCGGACGAGCCGCTGCCGGTGACGGGAGAAGCGTGATGGGCCGCAAGATCCACGCGCTCCCGCTCTTCCCCGCCCACGCCGCCGAAGCCTCATCGGACGAAGCCTCGTACGCCGCATTCCTCGCCTGGCTCGCCGCCAACGCCGACGTGGTCGCATGCGAAGTCCGCCGCCTCGCGGAAGACGGCGGCCAGGCGATCCCCGGCCTCGCATCTCACCCATCGACGGACTCGGTCGATCCCGCGCATCCGGCGGATTCCGGACGCCCGCGCGGTTCGGCAGATGCGATGAATCGGATGGATTCGGCAGATGCGCGCAGTCGTGCGGATGCGATCCAACCGGACGATCCGGCAGATGAGATGCGTCGGGAGAATACCGTCGACGCGGATGATTCGATCTGCTCGGTGGATTCGCTGGAGGGGCTGGTGTCCGTCGTCTCCGCCCTGGCGGATGCGAACCCGGCGGACGAGCGCCGCGCCGCCGCCATCCTCGCCGCCGAGCGGGGCACCGCCGCGCGGGCCCGCGGCTGCGACGCGTCCGAGATCCTGGCCGAGCACTACCTGCTGCGCGAGGCGGTGTGGCGCTGGGCCCAGCGCGTGGTGGAGCCCGCCCCCCGCGCCGAGGCGGTGATGGCGCGCCTGGAGCCCGCCGTGATCCTCTCCGCCGCCGCCGCGCTCCAGGGCCACCGCCGCCCCGAGCTGGAGGCCGAAGGCCGCTGGTCCCAAGCCCTCGCCGACATCCTCGACGGCATCGCCTCTCCCGACGCTCCATCCGCCGCGCACACCGCGCCCGACGCCGAAGTCGCCATCCCTACATCGCCTGATTCGGTCGATGTGCAGCCCTCCGCGACGACATCCCGCGAATCCGTAGATGCCCACCCCGCACCCTCCGACGCGGAGAGCCCAACCGATTCGATAGATGCGTGGCCGTCGACGCACCGCCCGGCGGATCGGGCAGATACGCACGCAATCGCCGCCTCCGCCGATGCGGACGCGCCGCGAGCCGACACTCCCTCGCATCCCGACGACGCGCGGTGGACGGAAGATGCAGGGCGGCCGTCCATCTCCCGCGGTAGCGGCCCGTTCGACGTTCGCACCGGATCGGCCGAGGCGCGGACGGAGCCGCCGACACTGTAGCGGCGGCGACGCACCGCCGCCTCAGGCGCTGTGGCGCGAGTGCGTCACCCCGATGCACATCTCCCGCACAAGCCGTTGCCACAGCTTCACATCCGCCGGATGCTTCCGGGGCGCGCTCCCTGCTCCTCGCACCATCGTCCGGCAGCGTCGTCCCTCCGCCGGCCGCCCTCCCGCTCCGCATCCCGAGCCCGATGCCCTCTCCCGAATCCACCCTCGCGCCGCCGTCCGCGCTCACCCGAGCCGCGGCGCTGATGTCCGCGCAGGTGCACGCCGTGCCCGTCTCGCGCCCGTCCACGCTCACGGTGCCGTGGGCGGTGCTCGCGCGCGTGGCGATGCTGGCGCTCGCGTTCGTGGTGTACGCCGCCAGCTTCAGCGACCTGCCCGTGATCGAGCGGCGCCACAGCGTCCTGGGCGACGCGGACGCGGCCAACTACGCCGTGCTCCTCCGCGGCTTCTCGCTGGGCGGGAAGATGGGCAACGAGTACAACACCGTGCACCGCTCGCTGGGCGACAACGCGCAGAAGCACAAGGTCCACCACGTCCTCTATGCCGCCGCCGGCAGCGCCGAGCTGAAGATCCTCGGCCCAGCTTACGAGGCGCTCGGCCTCTCTCCGCGCGCCGCACTGTACGGTGTGAACGCGCTGCTCGCCGTGGTGAACCTGCTCCTCCTCGCCGCGCTGATGCGGGGGATGAACCCGTCCGGCAACCCGCTGCTGCCCTTCCTCGCCTTCTTCGCCCTCACGCTCAGCACCTGGGTCTTCTACTCCGTGCCGGAGTCGTGGCCCTTCTCGGCCACGCTGGTGCTCGCGTACCTGCTGGCCCTGCACCGCACCCGCTGGCCGGCAGCCGCGCTCGGCGCCGCGCTGGGCATCGTGATGCTGAACAACGTCTTCCTCGCCGCGCTCTTCGTGCTCGTCCCTCTCGCCCTGCTCCGCCGCGGCGACCGTGGGTGGCGCTTCGTGGGCCGGACGACAGCGGCGGGATTCGCATCGCTGGGCGCGTGGGCGGGCGGGCTGTGGGCGCTGTCCGCGTTCGACGGAAGCTTCCGGCCGGACCGCTTCGTGGCGTTCACCATCTGGTTCAAGCAGTTCACGGGCGCCACGCTGCCGCGCACCGACCCGTACGTGTGGAAGAGCGCCTTCACCAACCTCTTCGTCACCTCCGTCGTCAGCAGCCAACCCGACCCCGGCGTGCCGCAGGAGGCGCTGCTCTCCACGCTCCACGGCGGCCCGCTCGGCATTGCCGCCACGGTCGCGTGGGCCGCGCTCGCGGGCGTCCTCGCCTGGTCGGTCGTGCGCGCATCCGTCACGTCCGTGCGCGCGGAGGGCTGGGCGGGCGCCGTGAAGGACGAGGCCGCGGACCTGTGGGTGTGGTGCGCGACCATGCTGGGGGTCACCGTGGTGCTCTTCTACCCGAGCGGCTTCCTGTACTCGACCGTGGTGATCCCCGCCATCGCGCTGGCCCTCTGCCGCCACCTGGACCTGCGGGTGATGTGGCAGCGGGTGCTGCTGTACGGCACGCTGGCGCTGATGCTGGCGAACAACCTGGACCAGGTGCTCCGGTTCCGCGCGGCGCTGCGGGTCCTTTCCTGAACGAAACTGGAGGTGGGCCGATGCTATACGAAGTGAAGGACGGCAAGGTGCAGACGCAGGCGGTGGAGTATTCGGTGGCGTACCACTGCAACCTGAAGTGCGCGCACTGCTCGCACATGGCGCCGTTCATCGGCAAGAAGCTGCCGCCGCTGGAGAGCTTCGCCCAGGACGTGTTCCGCCTCAGCGACGCCCTGCATGCCCGCGACATCCGCCTGGTGGGCGGCGAGCCGCTGCTGAACCCGCAGATCGTGGACTTCCTGAAGGCCGCGCGCGCCTCCGGCATCGCCAGCCAGGTCATGGTCACCACCAACGGGCTGCTGCTGAACAGCATGAAGGACGCGTTCTGGGAGAACGTGGACTTCGTGTGGCTCAGCCAGTACCCCGGCGCCAGCCCGCCGGAGAAGATCCTGGACCGCGTGCGCGAGCGGGCCGAGCAGAGCAACACGCGGCTGGACGTGGACCCCAGCTTCCACTTCCGCACCACCATCACCACCGACCCGCACCCGCAGGACTGGATGACGCGGATGATCTTCCGCACCTGCGAGAGCGCGCACCGCTTCCACTGCCACATGATCCACGAGGGGCGTCTGTTCAAGTGCGCCTGCCCGCCGTTCATGCCCGAGTACCTGGCGCGCATGGGCCGCAACGGCTACGACTCGTCGGTAGATGCGTTCCACATCCACCAGGCCCGGGACATCCAGGCCGAGCTCCAGGCGTACCTCTTCAGCACCGAGCCGCTGAAGGCGTGCAGCAACTGCCTGGGCTACGTGGGCAAGTGGCAGGACCACCGCCAGCTCACGAAGGATGTGGTGGAGCACCCGGAGCAGGAGCGTATCTCGCGTGACACGCACGTGGACACGCGCCGCTTCATCCAGGCCTCCGCCATGTACTACCTCCGCCGCGGCGCCGAGACGGTGACAGGCAAGCCGCACTGGTAGGGCTCGGACGATCCTCTCTCGTCCCGATCGTTGGGGAAGTGGACGATTGGGCGAATGGCCGAGGAAGATGCAGAAGACCCTTCTCCAGACCCGGCAGCACCGGTGCGGAGAAGGGTCTTCGCTCTCCGCAGAAAGCTCTGCCGAGAGGTTATCCCGACTCCGCAGAAAGAGTGTGAGTATCGCCCGAGGAAAATCCCGCGGGATTGCTGATGATTTTTCTTCTAATACACACACTGCCTGCGCGGATTCGGTATTACAGGTCAGGTTCGGCGGAGAAGTTCGCTTCCGACAACCTGCCGACGTACTTCCGATAAACTTCCGACAACGAATACCGCCGGCCACGGTTCGTGGAATTCGCCACCTGAAGGAAACCCGCGTCCACCCATTGGGTGAGGTGACTCCGGACAGACCGGTCGGAGAGCGGGAGGATCTTCATCACATCCGTCGTCGTGATGGTGTCCGTGCTGCTGAAGAGCGAGAGGACGCGCCGAGCGCGCGCGTCCAAGCGGCGGATCGCATCCGGCTCGGCAGGGACTCCCCGTTCCGAAGCACGGATCGCCTCTTCGCGGGCGATGGTGAACACGCGTGCAACGGCGCTGGTGAAATACTCCACCCAGGGCGTGAGGTCGACGTCCTCACGCCCTTCGTAGTAGTTGTGGTGCTCGTGGGTAGCGAGGTGATCGTAGTAGGTGGTGATGTCGCGAGCGTGGTACTCCTCGAGCGAGTAGAACCCTCGCAGTCCCAGCCCGCCGCGGTGGAGGATCAGCGTCGCGAGCAGCCGAGCCGTGCGGCCGTTCCCGTCCATGAAAGGGTGGATCGTCACCAGCTGATAGTGAGCCAGGCCCGCGATGACCGGTGCGGCGACACCGGCCCCTTCAGCCTCGCCGATCCAGGCGATCAGGTCCGTCATGAGGCGCGGCACGTCGCCGGCCTCGGGCGGCATGTACACGATCGCCCCGCTTGCGGCGTCGGTGACCACGTTCTGCTGAATCCGGTACGCCGAAGGTTTCCGGCGGGGCCCCTGCTCGACAAGGGCGTGCAGCCTGCGTACGAGATCCTCAGAAAGGGCAGACCTGGCCTGTGCCCAGGTTTCGACCTGAAGCATCGCGTGCCAGTAGTTGTCCACCTCTTTCACGTCCCGTTGCCGGCCTGCGAACTGGACGCGCCTGCCCCGAACCACCTGCTCGGCTTCCGCGAGCGTCAGGCGGTTCCCCTCGATGCGCGTGGAGAAGTGCGTCGATCTGAGGCGGGCACGAAAACGAATTTCCTCCTCGACGAGAGGAGACCACGCGTGCTGCTCGACCGCCGCGCTCGCACGCGCGATCTCCGTCAGCGAGGCGACGATGCTGTCGTTGTAATGCCAAAGAGGGTTCCAACCAGATTCGCCCATGCGTCGCTCGGCTGAGGGTAGGCTTGATTAGTAGTCTCCAGAGACCGATCCGGCTACTCCTTTGAACATTATCGAAAACGGCCGCCCCTTCGCGGGAGCGGCCGTTCGCGTTTCGGGAGATGGGTGGCGTCTCCGAAGCTACCGCACGAAGGCTTCGCGGACGCCGCCGTCGATGGGGAGCATGGCGCCGGTGGTGCGCGAGGCGCGGTCGCCGGCGAGGAAGAGGACGGCTTCGGCGACGTCGATGGCGCGGACGGAGACACCCAGCAGGGTGCGCGAGCGGTAGAAGGCATCGATGTTCGCCGGGTCGATGCCGTGCGCACGGGCGCGCTGCTCGCGCAGGTCGGGCGACCAGAGGCGGCTCTCCTCGAAAATCGCGTCTGGGTTGACCATGTTGACGCGGACGCCGATCTCGCCGCCCTCGATGGCGGCGACGCGGGCGAGCTGCGCCTCGGCGGCCTTGGAGGCGGAGTAGGCTGCGAAGTCGCGGCCGGGAGCGGTGACGTTCTTGGTGGCGACGAAGACGATGCTTCCGCCGCGGCCCTGGGCGCGGAAGTGACGCAGGGCCGCGCGCGTGACCAGGAAGTGCCCCGTCGCGTTCACCGCCAGGCTGCGCTCCCAGTCCGCCAGCTCCATCGCTTCGATGGACGAGCAGTGCGCGATGCCCGCGTTCGACACGACCACGTCCACGCCGCCGAAGGCGAGGCACGCCGCATCCCACGCCGCATCCACGTCGCCCGCGCGCGTCACGTCGAGCGATTGCGCGATGGCCCGGTCCGCATCTCCCGAAGCCACTTCGCGGGTCGTATCGGCGGTGCGGGCGGCATCGACGTCCGTGACGACGACGTGGGCGCCGGCGGCCGCCAGGCGTACGGCGATGGCGCGGCCGAGCGCGCCCGCCGCGCCGGTGACGAGCGCGACGCGGCCCTCCATCTCCTTGGGCGGGGGGGCGAGGGAGAGCTTGTACAGCTCCAGCGGCCAATACTCGGCGTGGAAGGCATCTTCCTCCGCCAGCG is part of the Longimicrobiaceae bacterium genome and encodes:
- a CDS encoding class I SAM-dependent methyltransferase, which encodes MPSALSAATPAASTPSLRPRLGDAARALLPLRLRMRLAVWLGRRGDEWRGAALLRDLAERDLNAYHRFLWANHLAYARTYEPEQRFGPEHVHPSRTLLFHDLRALLERTGLSPERDVRSVLDVGCSLGYLLRHLETEVCTAATELDGVDIDAYAVESGSKRLAAEGSRARLVRGDATDLPRLFPGRRYDLVLCAGVLMYLRQADAAAAVREMLACCRGVVGFAGLAHPEMDNRHLAASVPRERDRSLIHNLDAMVAAAGGKVVSRRWEGARQVQGNTLYFVFARPASSDESHDESGDALAATLRPAFPASSSAGRPQSKAGGFIPPAAAAPSSIELAESTDATASPPSAEAFGSTEAITSPASPESFAGAGSSGGAA
- the rfbF gene encoding glucose-1-phosphate cytidylyltransferase codes for the protein MKVVILAGGLGTRLAEETSTRPKPMVEVGGRPLLWHVMNIYAAHGFNDFVIACGYRGEMIKDYFRHLFFQQADLVINLMDGSYRALNTGTPDWKVACVDTGMESMTGGRLRRLRKWLDDEPFMLTYGDGVGDVDVDELVRFHRRHGKLATVTAVRPPARFGGLVFDGDAVCEFSEKPQAAEGWINGGFFVFEPGVLDYLDGDDTILERRPLERLAADGELMAFRHEGFWQPMDTLRERQLLESLWATGKAPWKVWETDDAKSRELLPR
- the rfbG gene encoding CDP-glucose 4,6-dehydratase; this encodes MTRSLASFYRGKTVLVTGHTGFKGSWLSVMLKSLGARVVGFALAPPAGEPSMYRDAGVGRGMTSITGDVRDAAALAAAVRAFEPQVVLHLAAQPLVRGGYRDPVGTYATNVMGTVHVLEAVRRAPSVRSVVVVTTDKVYEPDPRGLPFREADRLGGPCPYSSSKAAAEMVASAYRASYFSGGRGSPGLATARAGNVIGGGDWAGERVVPDLVRAVAAKKPLVLRNPGAVRPWQHVLEPLRGYLMLAARLATDGAGSAGAWNFGPRDEDAVPVGELAERFAAGWGGDAVRVVVRPDPQGGHETPVLRLDRRKARARLGWDPLLSLDEAVGLTVDWYRAWLHDPADAETATEEQVAAYLARAAAAPPARVVRPGGLFRAPADQPDEPLPVTGEA
- a CDS encoding radical SAM protein, with amino-acid sequence MLYEVKDGKVQTQAVEYSVAYHCNLKCAHCSHMAPFIGKKLPPLESFAQDVFRLSDALHARDIRLVGGEPLLNPQIVDFLKAARASGIASQVMVTTNGLLLNSMKDAFWENVDFVWLSQYPGASPPEKILDRVRERAEQSNTRLDVDPSFHFRTTITTDPHPQDWMTRMIFRTCESAHRFHCHMIHEGRLFKCACPPFMPEYLARMGRNGYDSSVDAFHIHQARDIQAELQAYLFSTEPLKACSNCLGYVGKWQDHRQLTKDVVEHPEQERISRDTHVDTRRFIQASAMYYLRRGAETVTGKPHW
- a CDS encoding Fic family protein, translating into MGESGWNPLWHYNDSIVASLTEIARASAAVEQHAWSPLVEEEIRFRARLRSTHFSTRIEGNRLTLAEAEQVVRGRRVQFAGRQRDVKEVDNYWHAMLQVETWAQARSALSEDLVRRLHALVEQGPRRKPSAYRIQQNVVTDAASGAIVYMPPEAGDVPRLMTDLIAWIGEAEGAGVAAPVIAGLAHYQLVTIHPFMDGNGRTARLLATLILHRGGLGLRGFYSLEEYHARDITTYYDHLATHEHHNYYEGREDVDLTPWVEYFTSAVARVFTIAREEAIRASERGVPAEPDAIRRLDARARRVLSLFSSTDTITTTDVMKILPLSDRSVRSHLTQWVDAGFLQVANSTNRGRRYSLSEVYRKYVGRLSEANFSAEPDL